The sequence TAATTTCAGACATCGATGAAAAGAGAAAGGCTTTGATGTGGAAATGAAGCTATCTAAGGAAAAGAAGCTATCTAATGAAAGACGTTTTAAAAGGAGGAAATTGATATGAAAAGAAAAGCGGCAATTTTCATATTACTGGTTTTGATTATATTAAGCTTGGCAGGCTGCAGTAATGGAGACAGGGCGGCCGGAACGGCAAATAACGGGACAAATGCCAATACGGAAGTCAAAACGGTAAAAATTGCTTATCTGCCTATTACCCATGCTCTTCCGCTTTATGTGGAAAATGAACTTGCAAATGAAAACTTTAAAAATTTTAAACTGGAGCTTGTAAAGTTTGGTTCGTGGACGGAACTGGTGGATGCTTTGAATTCAGGAAAAGTGGACGGTGCGTCCATGCTTATAGAACTTGCAATGAAAGCAAAGGAGCAGGGGATTGATTTAAAAGCGGTTGCCTTGGGTCACAGAGACGGAAATGTGGTGGTGGTATCCAAGGATATCAATAAAGTTGAAGATTTGAAAGGAAAAAGCTTTGCCATACCAAGCAAGCTTTCAACTCATAATATTCTCTTACATATTATGCTGAAAAACCATGGCCTTGCATATAACGATGTAAATGTTGTTGAGCTTCCACCGCCGGAAATGGCGGCCGCTCTTGCGGAAGGCAGGATATCCGGCTATTGTGTGGCTGAGCCTTTTGGAGCAAAATCGGTGGCAGTGGATAAAGGTAAGACCTTGTTTGAGTCCCAGGATTTGTGGGAAGGTTCTGTGTGCTGCGGATTGGTTCTTAGAAATGATTTTATCAAAAATAACGAGGCTATAGCGGAGGAATTTATCAAAGAATACATAAAAGCAGGGGAAAAAGCTGAAGCAAAAGATGAGACAATCCGGGATATTGCCACAAAATATCTAAAAGCGGAGGAACAAGTGCTGGATTTGTCTCTTAAATGGATTTCCTATGAAAACTTGAAACTTGAAGAAAAGGATTACAATGAGCTTGCAGAATACATGGTGGAAATGGGACTTTCCGAAAATCCTCCGAAGTACGACGAGTTTGTGGATAATACATTTATAGGTAAAGTGAAGTGATGGAAATGGAAATATTGAAGAAGGTATTGAAAGTTGTTGTAAGTATATCCGTACTCATAGGCATTTGGCAGCTGGCGGTACTGTCGGGAAAATACGAGCCGTCGCTTCTTCCTTCTCCCGCCAAAGTTCTTGAAGGAATGGCGGAATTGATAAAGGACGGAACGTTACTGACTCATTTCAGAGTAAGCCTTGCCCGGTTCTTTATCGGATATTTGGCTGCTATAGTTGCAGGAATAACTTTAGGACTTTTGCTTGGCTGGAATAAAAGCGTATGGTCCTTTATTGAGCCGGTGGTGCAGGTATTAAGGCCGGTTTCACCTATAGCATGGTTTCCTTTTATTGTTCTGTGGTTTGGAATAGGCGATACACCTGCGATTGTTATAATTTTTATAGCAGGATTTTTCCCTATTCTTCTTTCCACCGTTTCCGGGGTTGGAAACGTGGATGCGATTTATTTGAAAGTGGCTGACAGCTTTGGAATCCGGCAGCCTCAGATGCTTTTTAAAATTATTCTTCCGGCGGCCTTTCCGTTAATTGCAAACGGGCTTCATTTGGCTTTGGGATCAGCCTGGGTGTTCCTGGTGGCTGGAGAAATGGTAGGTGCCCAGTCCGGTTTGGGATATCTTATCATAGATGCGAGGAATTCTTTAAGGTCGGATTTGGTTTTGGCAGGAATAATATTCATCGGAGCTTTGGGGCTTTTGCTGGACAGACTCATAAAACTTGTTGAAACCGGCATTGAAAAACAGTGGGGAATATCCCGAAGGGGGAGAAGCTGATATGTATATTTCTATTGAGGGAGTATCACGGGAATACTTTTTTAAAGGCAAAAGGACGGTATCCCTTGAGAATGTGAATCTGGAAATAGAAAAAGGCGAATTTATTTGCCTCCTGGGACCCAGCGGATGCGGAAAGTCAACATTGCTCAACCTGATTGCCGGTTTTGACAGGCCCACCGCAGGCACTGTTAAAGTAAACGGAGAAGTTGTTACAAAGCCGTCTACGGATAGAATCACCTTATTTCAGAACTATGGGCTGCTTCCGTGGAGAAATGTTCTTCGGAATGTTGAGCTTGGGCTGGAGAGCAAGAATATAGACAAGAAGAAGAGAAGGCAGATTGCCGAAGAGTATATTGAACTGGTCGGTCTTTCCGCATACAAAAAGCATCATCCGTCCCAGCTTTCTGGAGGAATGCAGCAAAGGGTGGCCCTGGCGAGGGCTTTGGCAGTGGACCCGGAGATACTTCTTATGGATGAACCGCTTGGAGCCCTCGATGCAATGACTCGCATGAGCATGCAGGATGAGATAGAAAGGCTTTGGCAGGAAAAGAAAAAGACGATAATCTTTGTAACCCATGATATAGAAGAGGCGGTCTTCTTGGCGGACAGAATTGTGATAATGACTCCAAGCCCGGGAAAAGTTAAGAGTATTATTAAGGTGCCTTTGGCAAGGAAAAGGGACAGAACCGGAAGCGACTTCTTAAAAGTAAGGGACAGAGTTTTTGCTGAATTTGAGCTAAAACCCAGAGATATGACGGAATATTATTTGTAAATGCTTTTAAAAAGTGTTTTCTTAAGTGTTTTCTTAAAAAGGATTTTTCAAAAAAGCACCGGAAGCTTATTGCTCCGGTGCTTTTTAAAAATGTAAATATTTGAGTTAAAAATGTTTTCTATAGCTTTTTAACGCGTAAATAACGAACCGTGCTCATTCCAGTATGCCCTGACGAGTGACATGTCCTCGTCGGATATTAATTCGCTTATTGGCTGTTGTGAATATTCAGACAGTTTGGAATAAAAGAGTTCAAATTTTTCCATGTCGTTTTTGTTGCTGAAATCGTTGCTTGACAAGTATTGTATGGTTTTAAGGAAGGGCTCCCAGCCTATTTTTTCTTTAGCTAGAATGAGTGTGTACATTAATCCGTCATGATGAAATTCTCCTTGTGCCATGGTTTCGTTATACCTCTCAGAATAGTAATCTTTAAGCTCAGTACCTTCCCGACGTATATTAGGATAGTTGTAAACGACAGGCATTGGGCCCATATTGTTCAAGTGCAAGTTTTCCAGCTGTTCAACTGCATAATATGCCCTGAAATTGGCAAACATTTCGTCATTCCAGTTCCAACTGGTATTTCCGAGATTGAAATTATGTCCTATCTCATGCAAAATTGCAAAAGATAAATCTCCGTGTTCACAAGTCATTTTTAACTGATAAGCTACAGGATTGTCGTTGGCGCTTTTAAACCACATTATGGGATCTCCCGCATAAGCGCCGACACCGCCTGAATGGCTGTCTGATGATAATATTCCCATTTTTTTGCCGTCAAAAGGCACTCTGTTTCCGGAGAATTCTTTCATCAAAACATATACTTTATCCAACTCCGACAACCAGTTAAGAATACCTTCCCTTGTCGCAAACTGGGTATCGTCAGTTTCAAAGCAAGCAATAATATGCTCTGATTCGTAAATATAATCGGAAGGTACAGCTTCTACCTTGACATTGTCAAACCACACAGTACCTTTGGTTTCGCAATTAAGAAAGCCTAAACGCAAGCCAATGTTCACACTGCCGGAATCCGGAGTTTTGAAAAGCAGTTTTACTAATTCCCATGAAGTATTTGTTCCGGTTGCTGTGGCTGTTCGAATCCATATTGCATCTTCACCTTCATTGTTATAGAGGCAAATATTGGCTCCGTCACTTTTACCCGGAGTTACATTTTCGTACTTCATAAGGGCACTAAGTTTATAATAGCTGTTTGGAGCAAGTTGAAGGGTTTTTACGCATCCGACATCTTCATCCTGTGCTAATGAGCTTATTTTTAAACATTTACTGTTGTTTACACCTGTGCCTGATTCGACAGTTACGGTTGCCAGAGAATTGCCATGTTTTGACGATCTTATTTCCCAATTGGAGGAAAGACCGTTTTCAAAATCTTCTGTAAATACGGTTTTTGGCAAATGCTCCACCGTTATATTATCAAACCATGCGGTTCCGGTCACTTTGCTGTTTGTGTAACCCAGACGCACTGCAATATCAACACTGGTTGTGGAGGCTGTAAAGTCCACATATATTTTTTTCCAGCCAGGATAAAATGTGCCCAGGTTTTCCCATTCACCTGAATAAGTCCCATGTGGGATAGATGCAAACGTTAGGCCCTATGACCGGCCAGTAAAAAGAATTAGGGTCTCTTACCACGTCTTGATATTTGACATATGCAGTCAGCCTGTATTTTTCACCGATCGTAAGGCCGCTGATTTGCTTTGTATATGCAGTATCGGAAAAAACTGAAGAAGATATTTTTACACATTTTGAACCGTAAATACCGGTGCCGTTTTCAATTACCACAGTTGAACCGGGGTCGGAACTTACAACGGTCCAACCGTTGGCTCCGTTTTCGAAATCTTCCGTAAATATTGCCTGAGGAACCTCGTCAATAAATCCGTGATTTACTGTAAATATTCTTTCATCACTAAAAGTTGAACCATACTTGTTTATCAATTCGCATTTGTATTTATACTGTCCTGCAGGTCTTGTAAACGGCTCCAATATTATTACTTGTGGTTCGGGAGTATTATCTTCCGCCGAACCGCATTGAATAAGTTTGCCATTCTCATATAATCTCCAACGGGTTCCGTTATTATTGTCGGCTAAAAGTATAATTTTACAGCTGATTACACCATTGTCTTCCACTATTCCCAGTATAGGCTTTCCCGGTGCCCCGGTTGCTTCGCCAAATGCCGGCGTTGCTGTGTTTGCAAAAACAGAGATTAGAAGCAGACAGCTTGCCACAACAGCTAAAATCTTGTTCTTTTTCATTTTAACTCCTCCTTTTTATTAATTGGTGTGTTGTTTGTAAGAACGCTTAGTCGTAAGTTTTATGTAACCTAAAACTGTTTAATCAATAAAATTATAACATATTACTTCAAAAGTGGGGACAAAAAAGAACAAAAAAATTGAAATTTTGATGAAAAATACAAGATATGAATTAAGTGGGCCGAATAAAAACTGGACAGAGAAGAAGAAAACGTGATATAATTAAATTAGAATGAACGCGCGTACATTATTGAATAATCCAGTGTTAAATGGTTTCAGTTTACGATTTCAAATGTTTATATCCAATTTACATTTAAAAACATACAAAACATCAAAAGTATTTAATACCAATATTTAAAACACAATATTTCAGGAGGAAAAAAATGGTGAGTTTTAAAGCAGGTATAAATTTAGGCGGATGGATATCACAATATCAAGTTTTCAGCAAAGAGCATTTCGATACATTCATTACGGAGAAGGACATTGAAACTATTGCAGAAGCAGGGTTTGACCATGTCAGACTGCCTTTTGATTATCCAATTATCGAGTCTGATGACAATGTGGGAGAATATAAAGAAGATGGGCTTTCTTATATTGACCGGTGCCTTGAGTGGTGTAAAAAATACAATTTGGGGCTTGTGTTGGATATGCATCACGCTCCCGGGTACCGCTTTCAAGATTTTAAGACAAGCACCTTGTTTGAAGATCCGAACCAGCAAAAGAGATTTGTTGACATATGGAGATTTTTAGCCAAGCGTTACATAAATGAACGGGAACATATTGCCTTTGAACTGTTAAATGAAGTTGTTGAGCCTGACAGTACCCGCTGGAACAAGTTGATGCTTGAGTGTGTAAAAGCAATCAGGGAAATTGATTCCACCAGGTGGCTTTACATTGGGGGCAATAACTATAACAGTCCTGATGAGCTTAAAAACCTTGCAGATATTGATGATGATTACATAGTTTACAATTTCCATTTTTACAATCCTTTTTTCTTTACGCATCAGAAAGCCCACTGGTCGGAAAGTGCCATGGCGTACAACAGGACTGTAAAATATCCGGGACAATATGAGGGAATTGAAGAGTTTGTGAAAAATAATCCTAAGTACAGTTTTATGATGGAATTGAATAACCTGAAGCTGAATAAAGAGCTTTTGCGCAAAGATTTAAAACCAGCAATTGAGTTCAGGGAAAAGAAAAAATGCAAACTATATTGCGGGGAGTTTGGCGTAATTGCCATTGCTGACCTGGAGTCCAGGATAAAATGGCATGAAGATTATATAAGTCTTCTAGAGGAGTATGATATCGGCGGCGCGGTGTGGAACTACAAAAAAATGGATTTTGAAATTTATAATGAGGATAGAAAACCTGTCTCGCAAGAATTGGTAAATATACTGGCGAGAAGAAAAACTTGATTATTAAAACTACATTTTTGCAAAAGTTTGTAATTTAAAAAATACAACAGCTGTTTGAAAGCATGTTTTTGCTTCAAAGTGGTACTGTAAATACAAACTTTGAGGGGAGGTGGACGATGACCAGTGAAGAAATAGCAAAATTATGTGGTGTTTCCAGAGCCACGGTATCCAGGGTTATTAACAACAGTCCCAACGTAAAAGAGGAAACGCGGCAAAAGATTCTGGCAGTGATAAAAGAAAAAAATTATGTTCCGATAGCGCCGGCACGGCGTTTGGCCGGGATAGACAGCAATATAATTGGCCTGTTTGTTTTGGATATTGACATATCTGAGTCAAAGTCAAGGGTCTCGGAAAGTACATACTTTTCACGGCTGATAAATCTGATAATAGACCAGGCAAACAATTTTGGCTTTCAAGTATTGGTGTCAATTATAACTTCACAGAAACAGCTGAGTGAAATTAGAAATCTCTTCATGAGCAGAACCATTTTCAGCGGCATTTTTATCGGTGCGTTCAATGATGAAATCCAACTTGATGATGATATTATAATGCAACATCCCACAATTATTATTGACCGCCAATCAGAAAGGATGGTGAAAAAGCCAAACAGATTGGTTGTAAACCTGGACAACTTTGAGGGTGCTTATAATGCGACACAGTTTTTGATTAAATTGGGGCATACCAGAATTGGGCACATATCCGGGGACCTTAGAAAACTTTCGGGCATAGAACGCTATGAAGGATACAAAAAAGCATTGGAAGATGCAGGATTAGGTTTTGACAAAAATTTGGTTCGTGAAGGGAACTTCCTTGATGACAGCGGCTATAGGCTTGCACGTGAGATATTAAAAGAGAACGTGACGGCTATTTTCTGTGCCAATGATGTAATGGCAATTAGTGCAATTAAAGCCATAAAAGAAACGGGTTTGAGTGTACCGGATGATATATCTGTAATAGGCTTTGATAATACAGCAATCGGAAATTATATCATGCCTGCATTGACAACTGTGAACGCGCCGTTGGAGCATATTGCAGAAGCATGTATTGAGTCATTGAAATACTTTTGCGAGCACAAACATTTTAAACAAAAGGAAATCAGGGTTAAAACCGATTTGATAATCCGGGATTCAACCAAGAGGGCTTTGGAATTCTGATTGATTGTTTTATAATCATCCAAAGATGTACTCGGATACATATAATTGGGGTAATAATTACCCCTGAGGTATTTATTATAAATAAAAAAAATATGCAGGAGGGTGAAAAATGTATAAAAGATTATTGTCGTCAGTACTGATAATTATGCTGTTATTATCAGCCTGGTCGCCAATATCCGTACAAGCTTCTGATGGAATCAATGACATTAGAGGTCATTGGGCTGAAGAAGACTTGAACAAATGGATGGAAAAAGGTATTTTGGTGGGCTACCAGGATGGGACGATAAGGCCCGATAATAATATCACAAGAGCCGAATTTGTCACATTAATTAACAAGGTTTTCGGGCTTTATGAATTAAGCCGGGAGCAATTCGCAGATGTTGAAGACTCAAAATGGTATTCCCGTGAAATATTAAAAGCCAGGGCTGCGGGATATATTGCAGGTTATGGAAGCAATGTTTTCAAACCTGACAATTATATTACAAGACAAGAAGCCGTTGTTATAATCGCGAAAGTTTTTGAACTTCAAAGCGGCAGCAATTATACAAGCAAGTTTAAAGATGGAAGTCTGGTAAAGGAATACGCAAAAGATTCCGTTAGCGCGTTGGTTGAAAAAGGCTACATAGCAGGTTATGAAGATGGCACTTTCAGGCCGGACAACTACATTACCCGTGCAGAAACAATAAAAATTCTGAATAAAATTATTCCTTCCTTGTATAACGAGAAAGGAGATTATAAAAATGAAGAAGTAGCCGGAAACGCTCTGATTAACACCGAAGGAGTTATTTTAAAAGATACCGTAATAAACGGGGATTTGTATCTTGCTCAGGGAATTCAGAACGGCGATGTTACCCTTGACGGTGTGAATGTAAAAGGAACGGTTTTCGTAAATGGTGGAGGAAGCGACAGCATACATTTTATAAATACGAAAATAAACAGGGTTGTTGTCAATAAAACAGGAGTTAGAATTGTAACTTCCGGCAATACCTCGGTTGAAAGTGTTGTCGTTAAATCCGGTGCAAAACTTGAAGAAAAAGAATTGACGGGCGACGGCTTTAAAAACGTTACAGTCGATTCTCAACTTTCAGCCGGCAATGAAATAATATTTGTCGGGGATTTTGAACAGGTCGATGTTCTGGCGGATGATGCCTTGCTGGAAACCAAAGAGGCAAAAATGAAACTGAGAATATTCGGCCAAAGGATTAAAGTAAATGGAAAGGCAATAGAAAAATCATCAAAGAACTATATTGTAAACGGGGAACTTATATCAACTGAGGAAGAACCCGGTCCTTCCGACGCACCCGGTGCGGAAGACGATCAAAATTCAGGTAGTCCGGGCTCATCGACTAATCCTGCACCAACCAAGAATCCGAATGAAGAGTGGCGTCTGGTTTGGAGCGATGAGTTTAACGGTTCTGAAATAAATATGGCTAATTGGAGCTATGACGACCCGACCAACGGAAGATGGAACGGGGAAGTACAATCCTACACACAAAACAATGCCTATATCAAAGACGGCGCGTTGGTTATTGAAGCAAGAAAAGAAGACATTACGGAACCAAGCGGTGAGACTTATCATTATACATCGTCAAAGCTGATTACCAAAGGCAAAAAGTCATGGAAGTACGGAAAATTTGAAATAAGGGCAAAAATGCCACAGGGACAAGGTATATGGCCTGCAATCTGGATGATGCCGGAAGACGAACCCTTCTACGGAACATGGCCAAAGTGCGGCGAAATAGATATTATGGAGCTTTTGGGCCACGAGCCTGATAAAATTTATGGAACGATCCATTTTGGAGAGCCTCATAAAGAATCCCAGGGAACGTATACCTTGCCGGAAGGCCAGACTTTTGCTGATGATTTCCACGTTTATTCGATTGAATGGGAACCGGGAGAAATACGCTGGTATATAGACGGCAAGCTGTATCATGTCGCTAATGACTGGTACTCGAGGGACCCGTACCTTGCCGAT comes from Acetivibrio thermocellus ATCC 27405 and encodes:
- a CDS encoding ABC transporter substrate-binding protein — its product is MKRKAAIFILLVLIILSLAGCSNGDRAAGTANNGTNANTEVKTVKIAYLPITHALPLYVENELANENFKNFKLELVKFGSWTELVDALNSGKVDGASMLIELAMKAKEQGIDLKAVALGHRDGNVVVVSKDINKVEDLKGKSFAIPSKLSTHNILLHIMLKNHGLAYNDVNVVELPPPEMAAALAEGRISGYCVAEPFGAKSVAVDKGKTLFESQDLWEGSVCCGLVLRNDFIKNNEAIAEEFIKEYIKAGEKAEAKDETIRDIATKYLKAEEQVLDLSLKWISYENLKLEEKDYNELAEYMVEMGLSENPPKYDEFVDNTFIGKVK
- a CDS encoding ABC transporter permease encodes the protein MEMEILKKVLKVVVSISVLIGIWQLAVLSGKYEPSLLPSPAKVLEGMAELIKDGTLLTHFRVSLARFFIGYLAAIVAGITLGLLLGWNKSVWSFIEPVVQVLRPVSPIAWFPFIVLWFGIGDTPAIVIIFIAGFFPILLSTVSGVGNVDAIYLKVADSFGIRQPQMLFKIILPAAFPLIANGLHLALGSAWVFLVAGEMVGAQSGLGYLIIDARNSLRSDLVLAGIIFIGALGLLLDRLIKLVETGIEKQWGISRRGRS
- a CDS encoding ABC transporter ATP-binding protein, which gives rise to MYISIEGVSREYFFKGKRTVSLENVNLEIEKGEFICLLGPSGCGKSTLLNLIAGFDRPTAGTVKVNGEVVTKPSTDRITLFQNYGLLPWRNVLRNVELGLESKNIDKKKRRQIAEEYIELVGLSAYKKHHPSQLSGGMQQRVALARALAVDPEILLMDEPLGALDAMTRMSMQDEIERLWQEKKKTIIFVTHDIEEAVFLADRIVIMTPSPGKVKSIIKVPLARKRDRTGSDFLKVRDRVFAEFELKPRDMTEYYL
- a CDS encoding carbohydrate-binding, CenC-like protein, with amino-acid sequence MDFTASTTSVDIAVRLGYTNSKVTGTAWFDNITVEHLPKTVFTEDFENGLSSNWEIRSSKHGNSLATVTVESGTGVNNSKCLKISSLAQDEDVGCVKTLQLAPNSYYKLSALMKYENVTPGKSDGANICLYNNEGEDAIWIRTATATGTNTSWELVKLLFKTPDSGSVNIGLRLGFLNCETKGTVWFDNVKVEAVPSDYIYESEHIIACFETDDTQFATREGILNWLSELDKVYVLMKEFSGNRVPFDGKKMGILSSDSHSGGVGAYAGDPIMWFKSANDNPVAYQLKMTCEHGDLSFAILHEIGHNFNLGNTSWNWNDEMFANFRAYYAVEQLENLHLNNMGPMPVVYNYPNIRREGTELKDYYSERYNETMAQGEFHHDGLMYTLILAKEKIGWEPFLKTIQYLSSNDFSNKNDMEKFELFYSKLSEYSQQPISELISDEDMSLVRAYWNEHGSLFTR
- a CDS encoding glycoside hydrolase family 5 protein; protein product: MVSFKAGINLGGWISQYQVFSKEHFDTFITEKDIETIAEAGFDHVRLPFDYPIIESDDNVGEYKEDGLSYIDRCLEWCKKYNLGLVLDMHHAPGYRFQDFKTSTLFEDPNQQKRFVDIWRFLAKRYINEREHIAFELLNEVVEPDSTRWNKLMLECVKAIREIDSTRWLYIGGNNYNSPDELKNLADIDDDYIVYNFHFYNPFFFTHQKAHWSESAMAYNRTVKYPGQYEGIEEFVKNNPKYSFMMELNNLKLNKELLRKDLKPAIEFREKKKCKLYCGEFGVIAIADLESRIKWHEDYISLLEEYDIGGAVWNYKKMDFEIYNEDRKPVSQELVNILARRKT
- a CDS encoding substrate-binding domain-containing protein → MTSEEIAKLCGVSRATVSRVINNSPNVKEETRQKILAVIKEKNYVPIAPARRLAGIDSNIIGLFVLDIDISESKSRVSESTYFSRLINLIIDQANNFGFQVLVSIITSQKQLSEIRNLFMSRTIFSGIFIGAFNDEIQLDDDIIMQHPTIIIDRQSERMVKKPNRLVVNLDNFEGAYNATQFLIKLGHTRIGHISGDLRKLSGIERYEGYKKALEDAGLGFDKNLVREGNFLDDSGYRLAREILKENVTAIFCANDVMAISAIKAIKETGLSVPDDISVIGFDNTAIGNYIMPALTTVNAPLEHIAEACIESLKYFCEHKHFKQKEIRVKTDLIIRDSTKRALEF